The following are encoded in a window of Osmia bicornis bicornis chromosome 15, iOsmBic2.1, whole genome shotgun sequence genomic DNA:
- the LOC114875677 gene encoding growth arrest-specific protein 1-like isoform X1 produces MSRWFDLSSMLLMGMVLISSIVWNAAKSSIMRCEDAKLKCAYRIGCGTALQHYLTGCAPVLQGNDCSETCQHALIALTSTDEGKELMTCECEDELCLQSKQRVEICRSSVTMAMNRTKVSCRIATWICNADALCQTALAYYNRFCKSMFQGRKCTRRCRNSINILTRQEKAAKLNTCQCDGFEEYDCKGIHRNMNLLCFGKIHHGYRDVNVDDDKRNEFLRPNISLRGDGVQTLIDRRLFLLIFIIYYIFKIRQGKCT; encoded by the exons ATGTCACGTTGGTTCGATCTGTCGAGCATGCTCCTAATGGGTATGGTGTTGATTAGTTCAATAGTGTGGAATGCGGCTAAAAGTTCGATCATGAGATGCGAGGACGCGAAACTAAAATGTGCTTACAGAATAGGCTGTGGTACTGCTCTACAGCACTATCTTACGGGCTGTGCACCCGTTCTCCAAGGCAATGATTGTTCTGAGACCTGCCAACATGCCCTTATTGCTCTTACAAGCACCGATGAGGGCAAAGAACTTATGACA TGCGAATGCGAAGACGAGTTGTGCCTGCAGTCAAAACAGAGAGTAGAAATATGCAGATCCTCGGTGACAATGGCAATGAACAGGACAAAAGTGTCCTGTAGAATAGCAACATGGATTTGTAATGCGGATGCTCTTTGTCAAACTGCACTTGCATATTATAATAGATTCTGCAAGAGCATGTTCCAAGGACGAAAATGTACCAGACG GTGTAGGAAttcgataaatattttaacgaGACAAGAAAAGGCTGCGAAATTAAATACATGCCAATGTGATGGTTTTGAGGAGTATGACTGCAAGGGAATTCATCGAAATATGAATCTCTTGTGTTTTGGAAAGATCCACCATGGTTACCGAGATGTGAACGTCGATGACGATAAAAGGAATGAATTTCTACGACCAAATATAAGTCTTAGAGGAGACGGTGTTCAAACACTTATCGACAGACggttatttttacttatttttataatttattatatatttaaaataagacAAGGCAAGTGTACCTAA
- the LOC114875677 gene encoding growth arrest-specific protein 1-like isoform X2 encodes MSRWFDLSSMLLMGMVLISSIVWNAAKSSIMRCEDAKLKCAYRIGCGTALQHYLTGCAPVLQGNDCSETCQHALIALTSTDEGKELMTCECEDELCLQSKQRVEICRSSVTMAMNRTKVSCRIATWICNADALCQTALAYYNRFCKSMFQGRKCTRRCRNSINILTRQEKAAKLNTCQCDGFEEYDCKGIHRNMNLLCFGKIHHGYRDVNVDDDKRNEFLRPNISLRGDGVQTLIDRRLFLLIFIIYYIFKIRQD; translated from the exons ATGTCACGTTGGTTCGATCTGTCGAGCATGCTCCTAATGGGTATGGTGTTGATTAGTTCAATAGTGTGGAATGCGGCTAAAAGTTCGATCATGAGATGCGAGGACGCGAAACTAAAATGTGCTTACAGAATAGGCTGTGGTACTGCTCTACAGCACTATCTTACGGGCTGTGCACCCGTTCTCCAAGGCAATGATTGTTCTGAGACCTGCCAACATGCCCTTATTGCTCTTACAAGCACCGATGAGGGCAAAGAACTTATGACA TGCGAATGCGAAGACGAGTTGTGCCTGCAGTCAAAACAGAGAGTAGAAATATGCAGATCCTCGGTGACAATGGCAATGAACAGGACAAAAGTGTCCTGTAGAATAGCAACATGGATTTGTAATGCGGATGCTCTTTGTCAAACTGCACTTGCATATTATAATAGATTCTGCAAGAGCATGTTCCAAGGACGAAAATGTACCAGACG GTGTAGGAAttcgataaatattttaacgaGACAAGAAAAGGCTGCGAAATTAAATACATGCCAATGTGATGGTTTTGAGGAGTATGACTGCAAGGGAATTCATCGAAATATGAATCTCTTGTGTTTTGGAAAGATCCACCATGGTTACCGAGATGTGAACGTCGATGACGATAAAAGGAATGAATTTCTACGACCAAATATAAGTCTTAGAGGAGACGGTGTTCAAACACTTATCGACAGACggttatttttacttatttttataatttattatatatttaaaataagacAAG ACTGA
- the LOC114875686 gene encoding zinc finger protein Xfin-like — MEPRERYQELCRLCASYDAVKMDIFGQEGKNRQLVDKIQACLPFKIAENDRLPKCLCYRCMYNLENFYDFRTACVNAVALLERCLPPSESNGNVTTTLMCCNDLELYKGKESIPVLIPEAPIVNPNAALGTPPRLNSDGEADHEPEETVDNSATDEATMVDDEFEDHRSEEYEMDMETNPSDFLEMTSMVTEEPEESILRYQELPNHLPEHTSQQHEVYVCSLCNKAFSSKGHLSLHARIHVGAGDVIGEKVLTDDHTSYKRPYQCDLCHKSYSTAKHRWGHVSTTHRGHPAVTCGYCSRIYSTRTNLEEHIKSRHAGLPAPAGVPVSNSYRPENRCQCNICGKICTDAMELNLHGRICTEVQNLPGRNDSRDNKIVDTSETSSIGSDDDSKDYRTAEAKLANNPQLTILKQALTKGDSLKRDFEDKFTANCKPQKLPKTETTDMQSSKKWYCECCPQSFTSVEDLKEHEGIHDADKPFICILCNKDFVLKSSLSKHIQMLHGVDPYPLVESDKCLKKVVSQSWHESIDIDLYEGKTSSEFPLSPEANEEEDRESGQENLIEIETVFVCEICTRDFNDRASLWLHIRATHKEFAAFACGVCLKICADNTQLLNHVNMYHGGSKLLLSEQRRYSCTICGRQHDSRKKLIAHVSIHNVDPNFDPANFVQLNSNYYGENMNGNETTEQMLDYEEDGDKVDCYICYKSFPSEDHLIRHQRNAHRSEQLVPTGDPLNSSNLNGGGNRAQYHLFFVCELCGSSHSSKWERWLHVSSSHSNEPTIKCDREDCGKIFATKSLRNDHIQHHAIQGSSPNTCEICGKLWGSRVDYWKHVMGVHSDTVPLICGVCLKVFPNVLQLSTHVKSKHWPLTNGDFSCDICGRPYSNKSKMSRHRKIHGFEEICDNVTENSENKIDGQIRESELSCELCADLKFSNLEKLCNHRRIVHGLFPCDLCNKCYGRTSHLWKHVNRVHKGHEDVTCPYCLKTSASKDHLAAHISKIHRYEPDSRKDRKDSRQFKTEEVSLHYCEKCNKGFHKRYLLRRHMKGCQNYRKDPGALLTRCRACERIFKDRASLQKHIENHHSTYTCHLCNETITSKLGIMTHNRVKHMDHPDLTCNFGSCRKLFRTKEDLEAHRKDHRYHTTPNVCDFCGDTVENKLKLKMHVLSLHRNEIGVSCGVCLIPMKDPKELKSHVEEVHSSVLSRPNTCQVCGKQYASKWKAFDHTKKCHGKVFRTCKQCLAVFTEDSAIRDHYERVHNISKDQFAAFEYRLDIGSKTEEFELESPDVIVKEEPEDLEYDVDPCDEDSNDSKRRRSLTDTFDCEMCPEMFVSSDALSKHYRNMHNTDPERMFKRLKQDEQRRMRGRMNFSCKNCKRQFCTKTLYWSHVANCRRSAVRKEEELLPMRNNMLNTIGNGEEMLKNNHQIKKEEPTTNLNIPDFNLFEDINLQLSGQRPLPNLMPLNQRAKSTMKCSRKDSRKVYDESTNTECTCEVCGKQWPAKKHLWQHLIRFHRAEAAVTCGVCLKLCKDYDDLANHLKATHEAILSCEGNNFTCKTCGRYHNARSKLLLHTSIHLGHTANSTWCSKCKKNITDEAAHANVCSGKVEQEEEQLKNDEKAEGSLMADDTMIEVEEGDFESEVEEADTEESESGSSTEVEEENESEGESRATGEITYNSESEDSEELDNLDIEEKNMQRYTLERLQETQNTETRKNTRLSDDDGPPVLSPMMPLLHENMSAEQSASHKFGSVLPLSEKEIKVRDLSEIRNGSSPKSVNLYEKELPDNPTLDYVSNTFINRDVGDFENTKVEFDENSAEENDEQEENDEENDEQEENDEENDEIEDSRENEEYEENEEFDGNEEMYEHEENEDNEENDIELHDENEDNEKNDIELHEENEDNEENDIELHEGTEENDGNEESEGSEEENEEHEDDEEREDNIQLDDLEGAVLMVAEGDQILIQQDMLEDENENSKQEYVYSTLRYTSEEDSDDARK; from the exons CAACAATGGTGGATGATGAGTTTGAAGATCATCGTTCAGAGGAGTATGAAATGGATATGGAAACAAATCCAAGTGATTTTTTAGAAATGACTTCAATGGTTACTGAAGAACCTGAAGAATCTATATTGAGATATCAAGAACTTCCTAATCATTTGCCAGAg CATACGTCTCAGCAACACGAAGTTTACGTTTGTTCCTTATGTAACAAAGCATTTAGTTCGAAAGGCCATTTATCATTGCATGCACGTATTCACGTAGGAGCCGGTGATGTTATTGGCGAAAAAGTTCTTACGGATGATCATACATCCTACAAGAGGCCATACCAATGTGATCTTTGTCATAAATCATATTCAACTGCTAAGCATCGTTGGGGTCATGTTTCTACAACTCATAG AGGTCACCCTGCAGTGACATGTGGCTATTGTTCACGGATCTACTCAACCCGAACAAATTTAGAAGAACATATAAAATCACGTCACGCTGGTCTTCCAGCACCCGCAGGGGTTCCAGTGAGCAATTCCTATCGTCCGGAGAATAGATGCCAGTGTAATATTTGCGGGAAAATTTGTACAGATGCCATGGAATTGAATCTTCATGGTAGAATTTGCACTGAAGTACAAAATCTACCAGGGAGAAATGATAGCAGGGATAATAAAATCGTCGATACTTCTGAAACATCCAGTATTGGTAGTGATGACGATAGCAAAGATTATAG aACCGCAGAAGCAAAATTAGCTAACAATCCTCAGTTAACTATTTTGAAACAAGCATTGACAAAAGGAGATAGCCTTAAAAGAGATTTTGAAGACAAATTTACGGCAAATTGTAAACCACAGAAATTACCTAAGACAG aaaCCACGGATATGCAGAGTAGTAAAAAATGGTATTGTGAATGTTGTCCTCAGTCGTTTACCTCAGTTGAGGATTTAAAAGAACACGAAGGGATTCACGATGCTGACAAGCCTTTTATTTGTATTCTTTGTAACAAAGATTTCGTTCTTAAGTCTTCCTTAAGCAAACATATTCAGATGTTACACGGTGTTGATCCATATCCTTTAGTTGAAAGTGATAAGTGTTTGAAAAAAGTAGTTTCTCAAAGTTGGCATGAATCTATAGATATTGATTTATACGAGGGTAAAACTTCTTCTGAATTTCCTTTATCACCAGAGGCAAACGAAGAAGAGGACCGTGAAAGTGGGCAAGAAAACcttattgaaattgaaactgtATTCGTATGTGAAATCTGTACTCGTGATTTTAATGATCGCGCATCTCTTTGGCTTCATATTCGAGCTACTCATAAAGAATTCGCGGCATTTGCTTGTGGTGTTTGTCTAAAAATTTGTGCAGACAATACGCAGCTTTTGAATCATGTGAATATGTATCATGGCGGTTCGAAGTTACTACTATCCGAACAAAGAAGATACAGTTGCACCATCTGTGGCAGGCAACATGATtcgagaaaaaaattaattgcccACGTATCTATACATAACGTCGATCCAAATTTCGACCCAGCAAACTTTGTACAATTAAATAGTAATTACTACGGAGAAAATATGAATGGCAATGAAACCACAGAACAAATGCTTGATTACGAAGAAGACGGGGACAAAGTGGATTGTTATATTTGCTATAAATCATTTCCTAGCGAAGATCATTTGATAAGACATCAAAGAAATGCGCACAGG tctGAGCAATTAGTGCCAACAGGAGATCCTTTAAATTCGTCCAATTTAAACGGCGGTGGAAATAGAGCTCAGTATCATCTCTTCTTTGTCTGTGAGCTCTGTGGTAGTTCGCATTCCAGCAAATGGGAACGTTGGTTACACGTTAGTTCATCTCATAGCAATGAACCAACTATAAAATGTGACCGTGAGGATTGTGGTAAAATCTTTGCCACTAAGTCTCTTAGAAATGATCACATTCAACATCATGCGATTCAAGGTTCATCTCCTAACACATGCGAGATTTGTGGAAAACTTTGGGGTAGTAGAGTTGATTACTGGAAACACGTTATGGGAGTTCATTCGGACACTGTACCATTAATTTGTGGTGTCTGTCTGAAAGTGTTCCCCAATGTTCTACAATTGAGTACTCATGTAAAATCAAAGCATTGGCCGTTAACAAATGGCGACTTCAGTTGCGACATTTGCGGAAGACCGTATTCGAACAAATCAAAAATGTCTAGGCATAGAAAGATTCATGGGTTCGAGGAGATTTGTGATAATGTAACAGAGAAtagtgaaaataaaatagacgGACAAATCAGGGAAAGCGAATTAAGCTGTGAACTATGCGCGGACTTGAAATTCTCTAATCTAGAAAAATTATGTAATCATAGGCGAATTGTTCACGGACTTTTCCCTTGTGACCTCTGTAACAAATGTTACGGAAGAACTTCTCATTTATGGAAACACGTGAATAGAGTTCACAAGGGTCACGAAGATGTAACTTGTCCTTATTGTTTAAAAACAAGCGCTTCAAAGGATCATTTAGCTGCacatatttctaaaattcatAGATACGAACCTGATTCTAGGAAAGACAGAAAAGATAGTAGACAGTTTAAGACTGAAGAAGTTAGTTTGCATTATTGTGAGAAATGTAATAAAGGATTCCATAAACGATACCTTTTGCGCAGACATATGAAAGGATGTCAGAATTACAGAAAAGATCCTGGAGCTCTTTTAACTAGATGCAGAGCTTGCGAAAGAATATTTAAGGATCGTGCCAGTTTGCAGAAACATATTGAGAATCATCATAGCACGTACACCTGTCATCTGTGCAACGAGACGATTACTTCGAAACTAGGAATTATGACGCATAACAGAGTGAAACACATGGATCATCCAGATTTAACTTGCAATTTTGGTTCTTGTAGGAAATTGTTCAGGACTAAGGAAGATTTGGAAGCTCATAGAAAAGATCATAG gTACCATACAACGCCAAATGTTTGCGACTTTTGTGGTGACACTGTTGAGAACAAACTCAAGCTAAAAATGCACGTATTATCGCTTCATCGCAATGAAATCGGTGTATCGTGTGGAGTTTGTTTAATTCCAATGAAAGATCCAAAGGAGCTTAAGAGTCACGTAGAAGAAGTTCATTCCAGTGTTCTATCAAGACCTAACACATGTCAAGTCTGTGGAAAACAATATGCATCAAAATGGAAAGCTTTTGATCATACTAAAAAGTGTCATGGAAAAGTGTTCAGGACTTGTAAACAATGTTTGGCTGTTTTCACCGAAGATTCTGCTATAAGAGATCACTATGAAAGAGtgcataatatttcaaaagacCAGTTCGCTGCATTTGAATACAGGTTGGATATTGGTTCAAAGACTGAAGAATTTGAATTGGAGTCTCCTGACGTGATAGTTAAAGAGGAACCAGAGGATTTAGAGTATGATGTAGATCCTTGTGACGAAGATTCTAACGActcaaaaagaagaagatcATTAACAGATACTTTTGATTGCGAAATGTGCCCCGAAATGTTTGTGAGCAGCGATGCTCTTTCCAAACATTATCGTAATATGCACAACACGGATCCAGAAAGAATGTTCAAGAGATTAAAACAAGATGAACAGCGAAGGATGCGTGGAAGAATGAATTTCTCTTGTAAGAATTGCAAGAGGCAATTCTGCACCAAAACATTGTATTGGAGTCACGTTGCAAATTGTAGAAGAAGTGCTGTACGAAAAGAA GAAGAATTATTGCCTATGCGTAATAATATGTTAAATACCATTGGTAATGGAGaagaaatgttaaaaaataatcatcaaattaaaaaagaggAACCTACAACAAATTTGAATATTCCTGACTTTAATCTCTTCGAAGATATAAATCTTCAGTTATCAGGACAGAGACCGCTTCCAAACCTTATGCCACTTAATCAACG AGCAAAGTCCACGATGAAGTGTTCAAGGAAGGATTCTAGGAAGGTTTATGATGAATCTACAAACACAGAATGTACTTGTGAAGTTTGTGGAAAACAGTGGCCAGCAAAGAAACATTTATGGCAACATCTGATTCGTTTCCATCGAGCAGAAGCTGCAGTTACTTGCGGGGTGTGTTTGAAGCTCTGTAAAGACTACGATGATCTGGCAAACCATTTAAAGGCTACACATGAAGCAATTCTTTCATGTGAAGGAAATAATTTCACGTGTAAAACTTGTGGAAG GTATCACAACGCCCGTAGTAAATTACTACTACATACAAGCATTCATTTGGGACATACAGCCAATAGTACTTGGTGTTCAAAATGTAAAAAGAACATAACTGATGAAGCTGCTCATGCAAATGTCTGTTCTGGAAAAGTAgagcaagaagaagaacaatTAAAGAATGATGAAAAGGCAGAA GGAAGTCTGATGGCAGATGATACAATGATCGAAGTAGAAGAAGGAGATTTTGAATCTGAAGTTGAAGAAGCAGATACAGAAGAATCAGAAAGTGGTAGTAGTACCGAagttgaagaagaaaatgaatcggAAGGTGAATCTAGAGCCACTGGAGAAATTACTTACAACTCGGAAAGTGAAGATTCTGAAGAATTGGATAATTTAGATATCGAGGAAAAGAATATGCAGCGCTATACTTTGGAACGTCTTCAAGAAACCCAAAATACAG aaACGAGAAAGAATACACGTTTATCAGACGATGATGGACCTCCAGTTCTCAGTCCCATGATGCCTTTACTTCATGAAAATATGTCCGCAGAACAATCGGCGAGCCACAAATTTGGTTCTGTATTGCCTCtaagtgaaaaagaaataaaagtacGCGATTTATCTGAAATTCGAAATGGATCTTCACCGAAATCAGTTAATTTATATGAAAAAGAGCTACCTGATAATCCAACTTTGGATTATGTTTctaatacatttattaatagaGATGTTGGAGATTTTGAAAATACGAAAGTTGAGTTTGATGAAAATTCTGCTGAAGAAAATGACGAGCAAGAAGAGAATGACGAAGAAAATGATGAGCAGGAAGAAAATGACGAGGAAAATGATGAAATTGAAGACAGTAGAGAGAATGAAGAATACGAGGAAAATGAGGAATTTGATGGAAATGAAGAAATGTACGAACACGAAGAAAACGAAGACAATGAAGAGAACGACATTGAGTTACACGATGAAAATGAAGACAATGAAAAGAACGATATTGAGTTAcatgaagaaaatgaagacaATGAAGAGAACGATATTGAGTTACATGAAGGAACTGAAGAGAATGACGGGAACGAAGAGAGTGAAGGAAGCgaggaagaaaatgaagagcATGAAGACGATGAAGAAAGGGAGGATAATATACAGTTGGACGATTTAGAGGGTGCTGTGTTAATGGTAGCTGAAGGAGATCAAATACTGATTCAACAAGACATGTTagaagatgaaaatgaaaattcaaaacaaGAATATGTCTATTCTACGCTTAGGTACACTTCAGAAGAGGACAGTGACGATGCAAGGAAATGA
- the LOC114875676 gene encoding probable 26S proteasome non-ATPase regulatory subunit 3, whose product MGVPAKNPDAMDVEIISPESQNGDGDISDKKDTDLQSIHDIREHTRQIEKAVQSKEPRFILRALRTLPNTRRRLNSNVLRGVILSFYSKPCPERDALLSWLEEPTESEETQKLRISVINPLPEIDAYIHLLVLVHLIDSNKYEEAVQCSETLLQKIIAQNRRTIDLIAAKCYFYYSRAYELVGRLDKIRGLLHLRLRTATLRNDFEGQAVLINCLLRNYLHYNLYDQADKLVLKSTFPESASNNEWARFLYYLGRIKAARLEYSAAHKYLVQALRKAPQSTAVGFRQTVQKLAVTVELLLGDIPERQTFRQAAMRRALAPYFQLTQAVRLGNLQRFGEVLENFGPQFRADHTFTLILRLRHNVIKTAIRSIGLSYSRISPSDIAKKLGLDSSVDAEFIVAKAIRDGVIEATLEPENGYMRSKETTDIYCTKEPLLAFHQRITFCLDLHNQSVKAMRYPPKSYGKDLESAEERREREQQDLELAKEMAEEDDDGFP is encoded by the exons ATGGGTGTACCAGCAAAAAATCCTGACGCTATGGatgttgaaataatttctcCTGAAAGTCAAAATGGCGATGGAGACATTTCTGATAAAAAGGATACAGATCTTCAATCAATTCACGACATCCGTGAACATACCCGTCAGATAGAGAAAGCTGTGCAAAGCAAAGAACCACGTTTCATTCTGAGAGCTCTGCGTACATTACCCAATACGCGTAGAAGATTAAACTCAAACGTGTTACGTGGAGTAATTTTAAGCTTCTATTCAAAGCCATGCCCGGAACGTGATGCGTTATTGTCATGGCTGGAAGAACCTACCGAATCTGAAGAAACGCAAAAGCTCAGAATCTCTGTCATAAACCCTTTACCAGAAATTGATGcttatattcatttattagtTCTGGTGCATTTAATCGATAGTAACAAATATGAAGAAGCTGTTCAGTGTTCTGAGACATTGCTACAAAAGATTATTGCTCAAAATAGGCGTACCATCGACTTGATTGCTgcaaaatgttatttttattattcaagaGCATACGAGCTAGTTGGAAGATTGGATAAGATTCGTGGATTATTACATTTGAGATTGAGAACAGCAACATTGAGAAATGATTTTGAAGGACAGGCAGTATTGATTAATTGTTTACTGAGAAATTATTTGCATTATAATTTGTACGATCAAGCGGACAAACTTGTCCTCAAATCAACTTTCCCAGAATCTGCGAGTAATAATGAATGGGCTagatttttgtattatttgggACGTATTAAAGCAGCAAGATTAGAATATTCTGCTGCACATAAATACTTAGTACAA GCTCTCAGGAAGGCTCCACAAAGCACTGCGGTAGGTTTTCGTCAAACAGTTCAGAAATTAGCTGTAACTGTGGAACTTCTACTAGGAGATATCCCTGAACGTCAGACGTTCAGACAAGCAGCTATGCGTCGTGCTTTAGCtccatattttcaattaacacAAGCCGTACGTTTAGGAAATCTTCAACGTTTTGGGGAAGTTTTAGAAAACTTTGGACCACAATTTAGGGCGGATCACACGTTCACTTTGATCCTCAGATTGAGACACAATGTCATTAAAACTGCAATTAGATCAATTGGACTGTCATACTCCAGAATTTCCCCCTCAGACATTGCAAAGAAGTTGGGTTTAGATTCTAGCGTTGATGCAGAGTTTATTGTTGCTAAAGCTATAAGAGATGGTGTAATTGAAGCCACCCTAGAACCAGAAAACGGATACATGCGTAGCAAAGAAACTACTGACATTTATTGTACTAAAGAGCCGTTACTGGCGTTCCATCAGAGAATTACTTTCTGTTTAGACTTACAtaatcaaagtgttaaagCTATGAGATATCCTCCAAAGTCTTATGGAAAGGATCTTGAATCAgctgaagaaagaagagaaagagaacagCAAGATTTGGAACTTGCTAAAGAAATGGCCGAAGAGGATGATGATGGATTTccttaa